The Anaeromyxobacter sp. nucleotide sequence CCGCGCCGCGCCGCCATGCGCCTGGCCCTGGTGCGCGAGGCCGGCAACCTGGCGCGCAAGGGGAAGCCGTTCCGCAAGCTCCGGCAGTTCGAGGGCTGGAACTTCGAGGAGCTGCCCGAGCTGGCGCCGGCCCACTCCACCGCCTTCTGGCTCGAGCTGGCCGAGGTGGTGGGCCCGGGGGGCGCGGGGCTGGACGTGGGCATCGCGCTCGGCGCCGAGGAGGCGCGCAGCCTCGCCATGGGCGACCTGCTGGGCGTGTTCCGCGACCTCTCCCCGCTCTACAAGGTGCTCTCCAACGCCGGGTAGGCGGCCCGGCCGCGCCGCGGCGCGGCGACGGCGACCCGGTCAGCGGAGCAGGGCCAGGCCGGCCAGCAGGGCCGCCAGCAGCGCCGTCCACAGGGCCAGCCGGGGGGAGTTGGGCGATGGGCCGGCGTCGGCCGCGGCGCGCCCGGCCGCCGCGTGGCCGGGCGGGGCCGTGCCCACCGCCGCCACGCCGTGCGGCGGCGTCAGCGCGGGGTGGAGCTCCTCGATGGAGCCGGCCACGGGCGCGGCCAGGATCTCGCTGGCCCGCTCGACGTCCCAGCCCGGCACCAGCAGCTTCACGCCGCCCACCGCGGCGCCGAGCCCGAGCGCGCTCACCTGCGCGTCGAGCAGGGCCACCGGGATCCCCTCGGCCTCGAGCAGGCCACGGGCCAGCTCGGCCTCCTCCAGCCGGCCGAAGACCGCGATGAGGTGGTAGTCCGCCTCGTGGTCCAGGAGCCCCCCCCCGTGGTGGCGGATGTTACGCCGGTTCCGGCGCCGGCGCCCCTTCCCGGCCCGCCCGGCCCATCCGCCAGCGGAGCAGCGGCGGGGTGACCACGGTGGTGACCATGACCATGGCCACGATGGCGGCGAACTCGCCTGGCCCGAGCAGCGGCCGGCCGGCCACCACCAGGGCCAGCCCCATGTTGGCGAAGATCAGCCCGACCTCGCCGCGCGGGATCATCCCCAGCCCGATGGCGAGCCGGTCGGCGCCCGGGGTGACCACCGCCAGGCCGCAGGCCTGCTTGCCCACGATGGCCGCGGCGGTGAGCGCCAGCGCCAGCAGCACCGACCCGCCCGCCAGGGAGGACAGGTCCACCTCCAGCCCCATCCGCACGAAGAAGATCGGGACCAGGAACATCGACAGCGGCGACAGGTGGTCCTCCACCTTCTCCTCCTCGCCGAGCAGCTCCTCGAACGGCACCCCCTCCAGCACCAGGCCGGCGGCGAAGGCGCCCACGATGGGGGCCAGCCCCACCGCGGCGGCGATCCAGGCCAGGCCGAAGCAGGTGATGAGGGCCATGGTGAAGATCACGCCCTTGCCGCGCAGCCGGCCCACCAGCTTGAAGAGCCGGGGGGCGGACCAGCGCCCCAGCACCAGCGCCCCCACGATGAAGGCCACCGCCTTGGCGCTCACCACCGCCGCGGTCACCCAGGCGCCGCCCTGGTCCGGCACCGCGCCGGCCCCGGCCATGCCGGCCATCACCGCCAGCACCAGCAGGCCGAGCACGTCGTCGATGACGGCCGCGCCGATGATGATCTGCCCCTCCGGCGAGCCGATGCGGCCCAGGTCGCGCAGCACGCGGGCGGTGATGCCCACGCTGGTGGCCGAGAGGGCCGCGCCCAGGAAGAGGTGCGCCAGGGTGGACGCCTCCGGGAGGAGCCAGACCCCGACGCCGTAGCCGAGCGCCATGGGCACGATCACCCCGACGCAGGCCACCAGGAAGGCCGAGAGCCCCACCTTGACCAGCTCGGCCAGCCGGGTGGAGAGCCCCACCTCGAAGAGCAGGAGGATGACGCCCAGCTCCGCCAGCGCCTCCACCACCTCGTCCTGCTTGATGAAGTCGAGGGTGTGCAGGCCGAGGAGGGGCAGGGCGCCCACCAGGATGCCGCCCAGCAGCTCACCCAGCACCGCCGGCTGGCCGAGGCGCTCGGCCAGGTGCCCGCCCAGCCGGGCGACGGCCAGGAGGACGATGAGGGCGATGAGCAGGTGGGCGATCACGGGGCCTCCGCGCCGGGCTCGCCAGGCAGGCAGGGGGTGCCCGGGTGGCGGGCAGCCGCCGAGGGGAGGGCGCTGGCCGGGCAGCCAGGTGGGCGGCGGGCCGGGGGAGGGGGCGGGCAGTGAGGCATGGGGGACGGCCTTTGCAAGCGATACACCATGCGAATGTCAGGGCCGCGGGGTAGGTTGGAGCCTGCGCCGGCTGATCGCGTGATCGCCGCGCCTCGCACCACCGGAGCCGCCTGGAGGTCTGAAGATGGCCGTCAAGGTCATGGTCGCGCCCGCCATCGTGAAGGACGCCGCCACCAAGGCGGCCGCGCAGCGCAAGGTCCGCCCACCCGGCGAGCCCCCGCGGCCCAAGCGGCGCCGCTCGTCGGTCTACGACGCCGACGGCGCCGAGGTCTTCATCACCCTGATGTGCCTGAAGTGCCACAAGATGCGCCCCCTCTCGCAGTTCGGGCTGCGAAAGATGGCCGACGGCGCCATCCGCAACCAGCCCTGGTGCCGCACCTGCCGGTCGGCGGCCGGGACCAAGGGCAAGGGGCGGGAGTCTGCAGAAACCGTGGAGTCCCCGCTCCTGGAGGGGGCCCTGGAGGCCCTGGCCCCGCAGGCGCCCGAGGCGCCCCAGCCGGCCGTCGCGGCGCCCGCCCCGGGTGAGGCCAGGCCGCAGGGCGGCGGGAAGCTGGCCGCCGAGGTGGCGGCGGCCCTGGCCGCCGGCCTCGGTCGCTGATCGGTCGCCGATCGGTCGGCGACGGCCAGGGAGGCGGCGGTCGCGCAGGCCAAGGGCCCGCGGCCCGCTGCGGCTGGTGCGGTCTGCTGTCGCGGCCACCGCGGCCACCGCCGCCGGAGAAGCCGAGGGGCAGATCGCGGGATCCGGGCGCCCGGCGCACGGACGGATGCGCCGAACCCCCCGGATCACGGTACGAGTTGGCGATCTTCCGGGGGACCCCATCGGCTGGAAGTCTCGTGGATTCTGGCGGCATCGTGGACCGCTCGAATCCTAAATAGACCTTCCAACTCGATAACTTAGCACCGGTTCCCGTTTGCGGATCTCGTATGGCCATGTCTAGGATGCCCGCCTCGGTTCAACCGCGCTAGTCCCCCCCCCCGCAGCACCATCTCGCTGCCCGTTGGAGGCAATACATGGCTGAGTCCAATCTCAAGCTGAAGCTGAAGGAGAAGATCGAGGCGCACCGGCCCCGCATCACCAAGCTGGTGAAGGAGCACGGCAAGATCGTCATCGACAAGGTGACGATCGACCAGTGCATCGGCGGCGCCCGCGACATCCGCTCGCTGGTGACGGACATCTCCTACCTGGACCCGCAGGAGGGCATCCGGTTCCGTGGCCGGACCATCCCGGAGACCTTCGCGGCGCTGCCCAAGGTGCCGGGCTCCGACCAG carries:
- a CDS encoding DUF2007 domain-containing protein, producing MRHHGGGLLDHEADYHLIAVFGRLEEAELARGLLEAEGIPVALLDAQVSALGLGAAVGGVKLLVPGWDVERASEILAAPVAGSIEELHPALTPPHGVAAVGTAPPGHAAAGRAAADAGPSPNSPRLALWTALLAALLAGLALLR
- a CDS encoding cation:proton antiporter, whose product is MIAHLLIALIVLLAVARLGGHLAERLGQPAVLGELLGGILVGALPLLGLHTLDFIKQDEVVEALAELGVILLLFEVGLSTRLAELVKVGLSAFLVACVGVIVPMALGYGVGVWLLPEASTLAHLFLGAALSATSVGITARVLRDLGRIGSPEGQIIIGAAVIDDVLGLLVLAVMAGMAGAGAVPDQGGAWVTAAVVSAKAVAFIVGALVLGRWSAPRLFKLVGRLRGKGVIFTMALITCFGLAWIAAAVGLAPIVGAFAAGLVLEGVPFEELLGEEEKVEDHLSPLSMFLVPIFFVRMGLEVDLSSLAGGSVLLALALTAAAIVGKQACGLAVVTPGADRLAIGLGMIPRGEVGLIFANMGLALVVAGRPLLGPGEFAAIVAMVMVTTVVTPPLLRWRMGRAGREGAPAPEPA